A single Mercenaria mercenaria strain notata chromosome 9, MADL_Memer_1, whole genome shotgun sequence DNA region contains:
- the LOC123545966 gene encoding uncharacterized protein LOC123545966, which produces MPFLPMKYPEYRLTMEAVLPSSVHCWLTHELEQLGIDSLVYTRYIISLLLQDSEDLEGLDTDIDAFPKSKRKGRKSDKQKQLSASDEERKKFAAIQCLSAITDEKAGIETLVDELCSRLKDIEMKASVSPETKSRSCSSDGSDDSGTENQNPAQRYYAAFPALHGQNATANMSPSETIWRKNPLVKIQTSHTSEEDTSSANEDAEIRKINIPCPVAIPKHRKPRKSNSRNKKDRNDQYRKREKSTGGTCGKGKKLHIGKQDLPAWPPGFAKLDPLILQSLDLVDDFFPPQTEKPVRPKNELCTKVESILKGMLLPAPEKTYKDLQDVDDNSPTEMRERIEKASSKPVIMLTPVENLTEDVDALDENTKIRDGTEILTSSPRDESVSPELQEQEIWYTQPIDVIFQSQDDEVSNSKLRLYKRLSDPAFSPDHDSSSSADPNIECCQNSTSSPIVFAHNRSCSFASDKSDDIWEGSVLIPAWLTEVISTDENGDDNIEDIDLTHSLKSSSPFPESDSGLGLSRLADLSMSDDSFNFVNADNVWKPVSEVSYIARSDLPRDQLHVLDDNCTPTPGDTSAFHEETTEPPERPVSVSLVDWDYMSKFLINKPNWQSYSPEDNFQFSSPRRTCITTLWQSQVLFDYSLNMPCSVSDLVQPFFELYDIHCWQPIGTSPFSQLWDVNMQKRSKVSSWGGQIFHSDSQIWYAENTLVFLHNVSDIEIDVEGFDQGENTLIPRISIDIVSEADNDESSFLNEEDAEDDRNFSYFDRSVSMGDVPSLWNDDLPRTADPKLSKSFELVPSEHSAFNDVPRKLLHVHSEPNLVQFRQDFADGNQSVAHSPQEHLYFSPKTHFRPITPAYVPELFTSKSKQQVCHDLFGGLPSTKTPYQEYQVLDKDKESDEEGFIPRFKLKNYSKSIQTGESFEKVESPAESNETLERDTPETLTLSMIEDVIEEKIDTIVSISDDLDTANTDSAYETDYGGNAGTDFDHDQWHTNCCNKENNTEGNGSMYGSSNVDHGNLGEMIKYSVQSFVATFPHTNDWPDLSAKQSDSRWTETELDYPYERWPQSEYPNIAKEDENVESSYQAHGVWGDDLGLDHLYQESEMEKYKNIWSSAGHDYYSVDIGNTGNSSRVDGLDIVGEEYDNVPAEDFYGNMFMEAYNDKEFLEYQPMLDPADEVIETLPDTEGVFPTYAGFPEHDEVPLEMKLTPETDTGEYFSVKLVYKDKQTCEGDQQQTQTYGTYELMPMPDEAVMSTELEKQWMDPNIRAMWAGKNPSSAQRKPCSFYLEGNCRRSDCKFAHDISNITCRFWEEGGCFKGPLCPFLHGYPRLASPTQDNSPVEVDKEKFDLNNEEFPELSLTVKNGNSNNVIQKRSKPSKVQNILSSGRREKNRKGSARRHSNKENRCEITIVEKCCSSI; this is translated from the exons ATGCCCTTCTTGCCCATGAAGTACCCGGAATACAGATTAACCATGGAGGCAGTGTTGCCTTCATCTGTGCATTGCTGGCTCACACATGAGCTGGAGCAACTTGGAATTGATTCTCTGGTCTACACACGTTACATCATTAGCTTACTCCTCCAG GATTCGGAGGATTTAGAAGGTCTTGATACTGATATAGACGCTTTCCCAAAGTCAAAGAGAAAGGGTCGAAAGTCCGACAAACAGAAGCAATTGTCAGCTAGCGATGAAGAGAGGAAAAAGTTTGCTGCTATCCAGTGTCTCTCTGCCATCACTGATGAG aaAGCTGGTATAGAGACATTAGTAGATGAACTTTGCTCTCGGCTAAAAGACATTGAAATGAAAG CTTCAGTGAGTCCGGAAACAAAATCACGATCTTGTAGCAGTGATGGTAGTGATGATAGTGGTACAGAGAATCAAAACCCTGCCCAGAG GTACTATGCAGCTTTTCCGGCCCTTCATGGACAGAATGCCACTGCCAACATGTCACCATCTGAAACCATCTGGAGAAAGAATCCTCTGGTCAAAATTCAAACTAGTCACACATCTGAAGAAGACACTTCAAGCGCTAATGAAGATGCAGAAATTCGTAAAATCAACATACCCTGTCCTGTTGCTATTCCAAAACATAGAAAACCTCGTAAAAGTAACAGTCGGAATAAAAAAGACCGCAATGATCAGTATCGAAAAAGGGAAAAGTCCACTGGAGGCACTTGCGGAAAAGGTAAAAAGTTACACATTGGAAAACAAGATCTGCCAGCTTGGCCACCAGGATTCGCTAAATTAGATCCATTAATCCTTCAGAGTCTTGATCTAGTGGATGATTTTTTCCCTCCACAAACTGAAAAACCTGTAAGGCCAAAGAATGAACTTTGTACAAAGGTAGAATCTATTTTGAAGGGTATGCTACTTCCAGCCCCAGAAAAAACTTACAAAGATCTTCAAGATGTAGACGACAACAGCCCTACAGAGATGAGGGAGAGAATTGAAAAAGCAAGTTCAAAACCAGTCATTATGTTGACACCTGTTGAAAATCTCACTGAAGATGTAGATGCACTTGATGAAAATACAAAGATCAGAGATGGAACAGAAATTCTCACTTCAAGTCCAAGAGATGAAAGTGTTAGTCCGGAACTTCAAGAACAAGAAATTTGGTATACACAGCCAATTGATGTTATATTTCAGTCACAAGATGATGAGGTCTCAAATTCCAAATTACGTCTTTACAAAAGACTTAGTGATCCAGCTTTTTCCCCAGATCATGATTCCAGCAGCTCAGCTGATCCAAACATTGAATGCTGCCAGAACTCAACATCAAGTCCCATTGTCTTTGCTCACAACAGAAGCTGTAGTTTTGCCTCGGATAAGAGTGATGATATTTGGGAAGGCTCTGTTCTAATACCTGCATGGTTAACTGAAGTGATATCAACAGATGAAAACGGTGATGACAACATTGAGGACATTGATCTAACGCATTCTCTGAAGTCTTCCAGTCCTTTCCCAGAGAGCGATTCTGGTCTTGGATTGTCACGGCTAGCTGACTTGAGCATGTCTGATGAcagttttaattttgtaaatgctGACAATGTATGGAAACCGGTTTCTGAAGTTAGTTATATTGCAAGGTCAGACTTGCCTAGGGATCAGCTCCATGTATTGGATGATAATTGCACACCAACACCAGGTGATACTTCAGCTTTTCATGAAGAGACTACTGAACCCCCTGAGAGACCAGTATCTGTATCACTAGTTGACTGGGATTATATGTCCAAATTTCTAATCAACAAACCTAACTGGCAGTCTTACAGTCCCGAAGATAACTTCCAGTTTAGCAGTCCAAGGAGAACTTGCATCACAACATTGTGGCAAAGTCAGGTGTTATTTGACTACTCTTTGAACATGCCGTGCAGTGTGTCAGACCTTGTCCAGCCGTTTTTTGAGTTATATGACATACATTGTTGGCAGCCAATTGGAACCAGCCCATTTTCTCAGCTCTGGGATGTGAACATGCAGAAGAGATCTAAGGTGTCCTCTTGGGGCGGACAGATCTTCCATTCTGATAGTCAGATATGGTACGCTGAAAATACTCTGGTATTTTTACACAATGTTTCAGATATAGAGATTGATGTTGAAGGGTTTGACCAGGGAGAAAACACTCTCATACCACGTATATCAATTGATATTGTATCCGAAGCAGACAATGATGAATCTTCTTTCCTTAATGAGGAAGATGCGGAGGATGACAGAAACTTTTCATACTTTGATAGAAGTGTTTCAATGGGAGATGTTCCTTCTTTGTGGAATGATGATTTACCAAGAACAGCTGATCCTAAACTCTCAAAAAGCTTTGAATTAGTTCCTTCTGAGCATTCTGCATTTAATGATGTTCCTAGAAAGCTTCTGCATGTTCATAGTGAACCAAATCTTGTCCAGTTCAGGCAAGACTTTGCTGATGGAAATCAAAGTGTAGCTCATTCTCCACAAGAGCACCTCTATTTCTCTCCAAAGACACACTTCAGACCCATCACTCCAGCTTATGTTCCAGAATTGTTCACTTCGAAGTCAAAGCAGCAGGTTTGCCATGATCTGTTTGGTGGGTTGCCGTCTACAAAAACACCGTACCAAGAGTATCAAGTTCTTGATAAGGACAAGGAAAGTGATGAAGAAGGGTTTATTCCTCGCTTTAAATTGAAAAACTACAGCAAGTCTATACAGACCGGTGAGAGTTTTGAGAAAGTTGAAAGTCCGGCAGAATCGAATGAAACTTTAGAGAGAGATACTCCAGAAACATTAACTTTGAGCATGATTGAAGATGTTATAGAGGAAAAAATAGACACAATTGTAAGTATTTCAGATGATCTGGACACTGCAAATACAGATTCAGCTTATGAGACTGACTATGGTGGAAATGCGGGTACAGACTTCGATCACGATCAATGGCATACAAATTGCtgcaataaagaaaacaatacagAAGGAAATGGTAGCATGTATGGATCATCAAATGTTGATCATGGAAATCTGGgagaaatgataaaatattctgtGCAAAGTTTTGTTGCTACTTTCCCTCACACAAATGACTGGCCGGATTTGAGTGCAAAACAGTCTGATTCACGCTGGACGGAAACTGAACTAGACTACCCATATGAAAGATGGCCACAGTCTGAATATCCAAATATTGCTAAAGAAgatgaaaatgttgaaagcagTTACCAGGCCCATGGAGTGTGGGGTGATGACCTAGGTTTAGATCATTTATACCAGGAAAGTGAGATGgaaaaatataagaatatttgGAGTTCAGCTGGCCACGACTATTATTCTGTTGATATTGGTAACACTGGCAATTCTTCACGTGTTGATGGTTTGGACATTGTTGGTGAAGAATATGATAATGTTCCTGCTGAGGACTTTTATGGAAACATGTTCATGGAGGCATATAATGACAAAGAGTTCCTCGAGTATCAGCCGATGTTGGACCCTGCAGATGAAGTGATTGAAACATTGCCAGATACTGAAGGAGTCTTCCCTACCTATGCAGGCTTTCCAGAACATGATGAAGTACCACTAGAGATGAAGCTCACTCCGGAGACAGACACTGGTGAATATTTTAGTGTGAAACTTGTGTATAAGGACAAACAGACATGTGAAGGAGACCAGCAACAAACACAG ACTTACGGAACATATGAGCTGATGCCAATGCCAGATGAAGCAGTGATGTCAACAGAACTAGAAAAACAGTGGATGGATCCAAACATTCGTGCAATGTGGGCTGGGAAAAACCCGTCAA GTGCACAGCGAAAACCTTGTAGTTTCTATTTGGAAGGAAATTGTCGCAGATCAGATTGCAAATTTGCCCATGATATCTCGAACATAACTTGCAGATTTTGGGAGGAAGGAGGGTGTTTCAAAGGGCCCCTCTGTCCATTCTTACATGGTTACCCTAG ATTGGCAAGTCCAACACAAGACAACAGCCCTGTTGAAGTGGATAAAGAGAAATTTGACCTGAACAATGAAGAATTCCCAGAACTTTCTCTTACTGTGAAG AATGGAAACAGTAACAATGTAATTCAGAAAAGAAGTAAACCCTCAAAAGTTCAGAATATCCTGTCATCTGGGAGGCGAGAGAAGAACAGGAAAGGTAGTGCACGTCGCCATAGCAACAAGGAAAATCGCTGTGAAATAACTATTGTTGAGAAGTGTTGTAGTAGCATATAA